The Halosimplex litoreum genome has a window encoding:
- a CDS encoding methyl-accepting chemotaxis protein: MVGFGAVISTQASATLQDDVENDLRTLSETRTAELDSWLESVQREAVLTSQLEAVRSGDGEAVDGALTDQFESGAVPPDVVAIHYLDTESMVFTQSTDDDFEGLSPAEQGAPFATDPPQFDDPGDTYVTEPFSVPVVDHPIVAVVTPVPGVENRALVFMTDLAARSSSFADSRDDTSTVVVNGDGRYVAHPNASRILTDHEGHAVNASAGATAFMDMGDRLMASTGMETRDWVVMIHSPKEAAYALGSQINSDLVGLVLLAIINLGLVGVTIGSNTIVSLRRVSERAESMADGDLEVDLATTREDEIGALYRSFQDMRDSIREQIAETDEARAEAEEARAEAEEAKERAEREAAEMESMTTHLEAKATEYGDVLSEAADGDLTRRVDPDSDNASMAAVGESINETLDALEETIARMKSFAGDVSAASEQVGTNAERVDQASDQVTASISEIFDGTTEQSERLEAAAGEMENLSATAQQVASSAQEVATTSQRAAEVGEEGREAAQRAIEEMGAIDAETEETVAAINDLDDELDEIGQIVSVITEIVEQTNMLALNASIEAAHADGDGAGFAVVADEIKGLAEETKEAAGDIESRIDGIQAQAGETVDRMESTSERVTDGVGTVEDAVDALETIVEHTEEVDTGIQEIDDATEEQARTAQEVMGTIDELTAISQQTATEADTVAGAADDQSQSIDRVATSARDLRQRAEELTTALSRFETRTGAENAGPAATAATDD; this comes from the coding sequence ATGGTCGGCTTCGGGGCCGTCATCAGCACGCAGGCCTCTGCGACGCTGCAGGACGACGTCGAAAACGACTTGCGAACGCTCTCGGAGACGCGGACGGCCGAGCTGGACTCCTGGCTCGAGAGCGTCCAGCGGGAAGCCGTGCTCACGTCCCAGCTGGAAGCCGTTCGGTCGGGTGACGGCGAGGCGGTCGACGGAGCGCTGACCGACCAGTTCGAGTCGGGGGCCGTCCCACCGGACGTGGTGGCGATCCACTACCTCGACACGGAGTCGATGGTGTTCACTCAGAGCACGGACGACGACTTCGAAGGGCTGAGCCCGGCCGAACAGGGTGCACCCTTCGCGACCGATCCGCCGCAGTTCGACGACCCCGGCGACACCTACGTGACGGAACCGTTCTCGGTCCCGGTGGTCGATCACCCGATCGTCGCCGTCGTCACGCCCGTTCCGGGCGTCGAGAACCGCGCGCTCGTGTTCATGACCGACCTCGCAGCGCGGTCGTCGTCGTTCGCGGACTCGCGCGACGACACCTCGACGGTCGTCGTCAACGGCGACGGACGGTACGTCGCCCACCCCAACGCGAGCAGGATCCTCACCGACCACGAGGGCCACGCGGTGAACGCGTCGGCCGGCGCGACGGCGTTCATGGACATGGGCGACCGGCTCATGGCCAGCACGGGGATGGAGACCAGAGACTGGGTCGTCATGATCCACTCGCCGAAGGAGGCGGCCTACGCGCTGGGCTCGCAGATCAACTCCGACCTGGTGGGACTGGTCCTGCTCGCGATCATCAACCTCGGACTGGTCGGCGTCACCATCGGGAGCAACACGATCGTCTCGCTGCGGCGGGTGTCCGAGCGGGCGGAGTCGATGGCCGACGGCGACCTGGAAGTCGACCTCGCGACGACTCGCGAGGACGAGATCGGCGCGCTCTACCGCTCGTTCCAGGACATGCGCGACTCCATCCGCGAGCAGATCGCCGAGACCGACGAGGCTCGCGCCGAAGCCGAGGAGGCGCGCGCGGAGGCCGAGGAGGCCAAAGAGCGCGCCGAGCGCGAGGCCGCGGAGATGGAGTCGATGACGACCCACCTGGAAGCCAAGGCGACCGAGTACGGCGACGTGCTCTCCGAGGCGGCCGACGGCGACCTCACCCGCCGGGTCGACCCCGACAGCGACAACGCCTCGATGGCGGCGGTCGGCGAGAGCATCAACGAGACGCTCGACGCGCTGGAGGAGACCATCGCGCGGATGAAGTCCTTCGCCGGCGACGTGTCGGCCGCGAGCGAACAGGTCGGGACCAACGCCGAGCGGGTCGACCAGGCGAGCGATCAGGTGACCGCCTCGATCTCGGAGATCTTCGACGGGACGACCGAGCAGTCCGAGCGCCTGGAGGCCGCCGCCGGCGAGATGGAGAACCTCTCGGCGACCGCTCAGCAGGTCGCCTCTTCGGCCCAGGAGGTCGCGACGACCTCCCAGCGAGCCGCCGAGGTCGGCGAGGAGGGCCGCGAGGCCGCCCAGCGCGCCATCGAGGAGATGGGCGCGATCGACGCCGAGACCGAGGAGACGGTCGCGGCGATCAACGACCTGGACGACGAACTCGACGAGATCGGCCAGATCGTGAGCGTCATCACCGAGATCGTCGAGCAGACGAACATGCTGGCGCTGAACGCGAGCATCGAGGCTGCCCACGCCGACGGCGACGGAGCCGGCTTCGCCGTCGTCGCCGACGAGATCAAGGGCCTCGCCGAGGAGACCAAGGAGGCCGCCGGCGACATCGAGTCACGGATCGACGGCATCCAGGCACAGGCCGGCGAGACGGTCGACCGGATGGAGTCGACCAGCGAGCGAGTCACCGACGGCGTCGGGACGGTCGAGGACGCCGTCGACGCCCTGGAGACGATCGTCGAGCACACCGAGGAGGTCGACACCGGCATCCAGGAGATCGACGACGCGACCGAGGAGCAGGCCCGGACCGCCCAGGAGGTGATGGGCACCATCGACGAGCTGACGGCGATCAGCCAGCAGACGGCGACGGAGGCTGACACGGTCGCCGGGGCGGCCGACGACCAGTCCCAGTCGATCGACCGGGTCGCGACCTCCGCGCGTGACCTCCGCCAGCGGGCCGAGGAACTGACGACGGCGCTGTCGCGCTTCGAGACGCGAACCGGCGCCGAGAACGCCGGACCGGCCGCGACCGCGGCCACGGACGACTGA
- a CDS encoding transcription initiation factor IIB translates to MERPSRQRERVESEEKQEEQTDEQAEQQQCPECESSALVTSADGGEIVCEDCGLIIDEGNIDRGPEWRAFNHSERQEKSRVGAPTTQTMHDKGLTTQIDWKDKDAYGRSLSSEKRSQMHRLRKWQERIRTKDAGERNLQFALSEIDRMASALGVPRSVREVASVIYRRALDEDLIRGRSIEGVATACLYAACRQEDIPRSLEEVSEVSRVEQKEIGRTYRYVAQELSLKMEPVDPKQYVPRFVSELELSEEVQAKANEIIDVTAEKGLLSGKSPTGYAAAAIYAASLLCNEKKTQREVADVAQVTEVTIRNRYQEQIEAMGIH, encoded by the coding sequence ATGGAACGGCCGAGCCGCCAGCGCGAGCGCGTGGAGTCCGAGGAAAAACAGGAGGAACAAACGGACGAGCAGGCCGAACAGCAGCAGTGTCCGGAATGCGAGTCGTCCGCGCTCGTGACGAGCGCCGACGGCGGTGAGATCGTCTGTGAGGACTGCGGGCTGATCATCGACGAGGGTAACATCGACCGCGGACCGGAGTGGCGGGCGTTCAATCACAGCGAGCGACAGGAGAAATCGCGGGTCGGCGCGCCGACGACCCAGACCATGCACGACAAGGGGCTGACCACCCAGATCGACTGGAAGGACAAGGACGCCTACGGTCGCTCCCTGTCGTCGGAAAAGCGCAGTCAGATGCATCGACTCCGGAAGTGGCAGGAGCGCATCCGGACGAAAGACGCCGGCGAGCGCAACCTGCAGTTCGCGCTGTCGGAGATCGACCGCATGGCCTCGGCGCTGGGCGTCCCCCGCTCCGTACGGGAGGTCGCCTCGGTCATCTACCGACGCGCGCTCGACGAGGACCTCATCCGCGGCCGCTCCATCGAGGGCGTCGCCACCGCCTGTCTGTACGCCGCCTGCCGACAGGAGGACATCCCCCGCTCGCTGGAGGAGGTCTCTGAGGTCTCCCGCGTCGAGCAGAAGGAGATCGGGCGCACCTACCGCTACGTCGCCCAGGAGCTCAGCCTCAAGATGGAGCCGGTCGACCCCAAGCAGTACGTCCCCCGGTTCGTCTCCGAGCTGGAACTCTCCGAGGAGGTCCAGGCGAAGGCCAACGAGATCATCGACGTGACAGCCGAGAAGGGGCTGCTCTCGGGCAAGTCCCCGACGGGGTACGCCGCCGCCGCGATCTACGCCGCCTCGCTGCTGTGCAACGAGAAGAAGACACAGCGCGAGGTCGCCGACGTGGCGCAGGTGACGGAGGTCACGATCCGGAACCGGTATCAAGAACAGATCGAAGCGATGGGCATCCACTGA
- a CDS encoding DUF2391 family protein, protein MSGRRGRSDDGSGRGDRVPDFEDDGDDPDMGDLFDELAELEETVDSEAEREQVRETMRTAMEVQETPVFGRVAFGFDRSDAAEALLGALLFGIPMFVEGGTYDVAVFLSDRPLYFLLTNALTLALVAGILYVADFQDVRVYQPIFGILPRKFLGVLTIPLVTAVVVMTVWGVLDWTDPWIAVCQLSVALVPMAIGAALGDLLPG, encoded by the coding sequence ATGAGCGGCCGTCGCGGTCGGAGCGACGACGGAAGCGGGCGCGGCGATCGCGTCCCCGACTTCGAGGACGACGGGGACGACCCCGACATGGGCGATCTGTTCGACGAACTCGCCGAGCTGGAGGAGACCGTCGACTCCGAGGCCGAGCGCGAGCAGGTCCGCGAGACGATGCGGACGGCGATGGAGGTCCAGGAGACGCCCGTGTTCGGCCGCGTCGCCTTCGGGTTCGACCGCTCGGACGCCGCCGAGGCGCTGCTTGGCGCGCTGCTCTTCGGCATCCCCATGTTCGTCGAGGGCGGCACCTACGACGTGGCGGTGTTCCTCAGCGACCGGCCGCTGTACTTCCTGCTGACGAACGCGCTGACGCTCGCGCTCGTCGCCGGCATCCTCTACGTCGCCGACTTCCAGGACGTGCGCGTCTACCAGCCGATCTTCGGGATCCTCCCGCGGAAGTTCCTGGGCGTACTCACCATCCCGCTCGTGACCGCCGTCGTCGTCATGACCGTCTGGGGCGTGCTCGACTGGACCGACCCCTGGATCGCGGTCTGCCAGCTCTCCGTCGCGCTCGTGCCGATGGCCATCGGCGCCGCGCTCGGCGACCTGCTGCCGGGGTGA
- a CDS encoding DUF3604 domain-containing protein, with product MVPVLTKAIESVKVFAENNPSLADIARGRRRRFDDVECVLPSRVATTESLSATVSVWDEYLRALPDYDGTLAVDSTDPEAVHPEEVDFGLTDGAVTELSGVAFETPGVQYLTLTDESGTRFVSNPVQVFESAPDERLFWGDIHLHSQFSDGAGSMSKGFRFGRDVMDLDVVAYTDHDTMGFFIPPKLQRRRMHNGHFEGMKTVTKHFHDPGEFVTLFGYEWTKQPNVGGHINVYFEGVEEAELFDSLDVDTNRYEKLFRRLTEWREETGNEVLAIPHHPAEAMYPLDFSAMEYDDEIAPLVEVYSQWGSSEQPGEAGNPKPVRMGQGEMGEPGHYVQDAHELGYRVGMMGSSDFHAPRPGRSHIHLPPHLPSLSDLWEDGIGWGHIWRIWDEGSYPGGLTGFYAEDLTRESIFESLRSRRVYATSQPHRILAEFAVDGTAVGEDDSAVVADGERTVEWLVAGTAPIERVTVVKNNADWHVVGGTTDETADLGAYTEAGEVTDDEPVTGMTWDDGRLSASGPSVADAPDGDERGSDADVYYLRVEQADDGMAWAGPVWVEPEA from the coding sequence GTGGTCCCCGTGCTGACGAAAGCCATCGAGTCCGTGAAGGTCTTCGCCGAGAACAACCCCTCGCTGGCCGACATCGCGCGCGGTCGGCGGCGACGGTTCGACGACGTCGAATGTGTCCTTCCCTCCCGCGTCGCCACGACGGAGTCGCTGTCGGCCACCGTCTCGGTCTGGGACGAGTACCTCCGCGCCCTTCCGGACTACGACGGCACGCTCGCCGTCGACAGCACCGACCCCGAAGCGGTCCACCCCGAGGAGGTCGACTTCGGCCTGACCGACGGGGCCGTGACCGAACTGTCGGGGGTCGCCTTCGAGACGCCCGGCGTCCAGTACCTGACGCTCACCGACGAGTCGGGCACTCGCTTCGTGAGCAACCCCGTCCAGGTGTTCGAGTCCGCGCCCGACGAGCGGCTGTTCTGGGGCGATATCCACCTCCACTCGCAGTTCTCCGACGGCGCAGGGTCGATGAGCAAGGGCTTTCGCTTCGGGCGCGACGTGATGGATCTCGACGTGGTGGCCTACACCGACCACGACACGATGGGCTTTTTTATCCCGCCCAAGCTCCAGCGCCGCCGGATGCACAACGGCCACTTCGAGGGCATGAAGACCGTCACGAAGCACTTCCACGACCCCGGGGAGTTCGTGACCCTGTTCGGCTACGAGTGGACGAAACAGCCCAACGTGGGCGGTCACATCAACGTCTACTTCGAGGGGGTCGAGGAGGCCGAGCTGTTCGACTCGCTCGACGTCGACACCAACCGCTACGAGAAACTGTTCCGTCGGCTGACCGAGTGGCGCGAGGAGACCGGCAACGAGGTGCTCGCGATCCCCCACCACCCCGCCGAGGCGATGTACCCGCTCGACTTCTCGGCGATGGAGTACGACGACGAGATCGCGCCGCTGGTCGAGGTGTACTCCCAGTGGGGCTCCAGCGAACAGCCGGGCGAAGCGGGCAACCCCAAGCCCGTCCGGATGGGACAGGGCGAGATGGGCGAGCCCGGCCACTACGTCCAGGACGCCCACGAACTCGGCTATCGCGTCGGCATGATGGGGTCGTCGGACTTCCACGCGCCGCGACCGGGCCGCTCGCACATCCACCTGCCGCCGCATCTCCCCTCCCTGTCGGACCTCTGGGAGGACGGGATCGGCTGGGGTCACATCTGGCGGATCTGGGACGAGGGGTCGTATCCGGGCGGGCTGACGGGCTTCTACGCCGAGGACCTGACCCGCGAGTCGATCTTCGAGAGCCTGCGGTCGCGGCGGGTGTACGCGACGAGCCAACCCCATCGGATCCTCGCCGAATTCGCCGTCGACGGGACCGCCGTCGGCGAGGACGACAGCGCAGTGGTCGCCGACGGCGAGCGGACCGTCGAGTGGCTCGTGGCCGGGACCGCCCCGATCGAGCGGGTGACCGTCGTCAAGAACAACGCCGACTGGCACGTCGTGGGCGGAACGACCGACGAGACGGCCGACCTAGGTGCCTACACCGAGGCCGGTGAGGTCACCGACGACGAGCCCGTGACGGGGATGACGTGGGACGACGGGAGACTGAGCGCTTCCGGCCCGTCGGTCGCCGACGCTCCGGACGGCGACGAACGCGGTAGCGACGCCGACGTGTACTACCTCCGCGTCGAGCAGGCCGACGACGGGATGGCCTGGGCGGGTCCGGTCTGGGTCGAGCCCGAGGCCTGA
- a CDS encoding bacteriorhodopsin, with the protein MFGLTTWFTIGTLGMVVGTAMLAYGILLVPTERRRQLALAALVPAIAAVAYGLMALGIGGLATADGGTVFVPRYVDWLLTTPIHVALVALIVGASTRAIARLAALQAATIVLGFVGATLAAPLNWLLYLAGSAGFAAVVYLLYTEIEAVADDEPDDVAALFRKLRAFVVVLWLVYPVIWLVGPAGFEVMDLETTALVVTYIDVVAKVGFGLIAINDFVKMAAATDETADVDAVGGDAQVAD; encoded by the coding sequence ATGTTCGGACTCACAACCTGGTTCACCATCGGCACGCTCGGAATGGTCGTCGGGACCGCGATGCTGGCCTACGGCATCCTGCTGGTCCCGACGGAACGACGGCGACAGCTCGCGCTGGCGGCACTCGTGCCCGCGATCGCGGCGGTCGCCTACGGCCTCATGGCGCTCGGGATCGGCGGGCTCGCGACCGCCGACGGCGGGACGGTCTTCGTCCCGCGCTACGTCGACTGGCTGCTGACGACGCCGATCCACGTCGCGCTCGTCGCGCTGATCGTGGGGGCGTCGACGCGCGCTATCGCCCGTCTCGCCGCGCTGCAGGCGGCGACCATCGTCCTCGGCTTCGTCGGCGCGACGCTCGCCGCCCCGCTGAACTGGCTGCTCTATCTCGCCGGCAGCGCGGGGTTCGCCGCCGTCGTCTACCTCCTGTACACGGAGATAGAGGCGGTAGCCGACGACGAACCCGACGACGTGGCAGCGTTGTTCCGGAAACTCCGTGCGTTCGTCGTCGTCCTCTGGCTGGTCTACCCGGTCATCTGGCTCGTCGGCCCCGCGGGGTTCGAGGTCATGGACCTCGAGACCACCGCGCTGGTCGTCACGTACATCGACGTTGTCGCGAAGGTCGGCTTCGGCCTCATCGCGATCAACGACTTCGTCAAGATGGCCGCCGCGACCGACGAGACCGCCGACGTCGACGCCGTCGGCGGTGACGCCCAGGTCGCGGACTGA
- a CDS encoding 3-hydroxyacyl-CoA dehydrogenase family protein has product MDVAVLGAGATGRGIAQCCAAAGHAVTLHDDDANVVMDGIDAVQAGLDDAAAAGELDADARESAVDSIEATTGLDGAVADADIVIETTDADREARRALFADVEEAVDEGTLVATSGSAVSVTAVAAGLRNPGRAVGLQFVDPPAAPLVEVVVAEQTAEPTRDAAVSFVDGLNRESIVVRDTPGAAATRLGLALAAEAVTMVDERAAGVAAIDRATTAGHDHPVGPLAAADERGLDATLEALEHLRSALGERFAPPPVLREKVEAGDLGRKTGEGFYVWEGDDPVEPSEPDPTPELRAESPVDPDDQPAPGGADGGEPSGGEPDGSGAGGEGPEDGPGNEFDDFGGPVGPGDG; this is encoded by the coding sequence ATGGACGTAGCCGTACTGGGCGCGGGCGCGACGGGGCGCGGGATCGCGCAGTGCTGCGCGGCGGCGGGCCACGCCGTGACCCTCCACGACGACGACGCCAACGTCGTTATGGACGGGATCGACGCCGTCCAAGCGGGCCTCGACGACGCCGCCGCCGCGGGCGAACTCGACGCCGACGCGCGCGAGTCGGCCGTCGACAGCATCGAAGCGACCACCGGACTGGACGGCGCGGTCGCCGACGCCGACATCGTGATCGAGACGACCGACGCCGACCGCGAGGCGCGGCGAGCGCTGTTCGCCGACGTCGAGGAAGCGGTCGACGAGGGGACGCTCGTCGCCACCAGCGGCTCGGCGGTGTCGGTGACGGCGGTCGCGGCCGGCCTCAGAAACCCCGGCCGCGCCGTCGGCCTGCAGTTCGTCGACCCGCCGGCGGCCCCGCTGGTCGAGGTGGTCGTCGCCGAGCAGACGGCCGAACCCACCCGTGATGCCGCCGTCTCGTTCGTCGACGGACTGAACCGGGAGTCGATCGTCGTCCGGGACACACCCGGGGCCGCGGCGACGCGGCTCGGGCTCGCGCTGGCCGCCGAAGCCGTGACGATGGTCGACGAGCGCGCCGCCGGCGTCGCGGCCATCGACCGGGCGACGACCGCCGGTCACGACCACCCCGTCGGCCCGCTCGCCGCCGCCGACGAACGCGGGCTCGACGCGACGCTCGAAGCGCTCGAACACCTCCGGAGCGCGCTCGGCGAGCGGTTCGCGCCGCCGCCGGTCCTCCGCGAGAAAGTCGAGGCCGGCGATCTGGGCCGCAAGACCGGCGAGGGGTTCTACGTCTGGGAGGGCGACGACCCCGTCGAGCCGAGCGAGCCCGACCCGACGCCGGAGCTGCGCGCCGAGAGCCCGGTCGACCCCGACGACCAGCCCGCACCGGGCGGGGCCGACGGCGGCGAGCCGAGCGGTGGCGAACCGGACGGCAGCGGGGCGGGCGGCGAGGGACCGGAAGACGGCCCCGGCAACGAGTTCGACGACTTCGGCGGTCCCGTCGGACCCGGTGACGGATGA
- a CDS encoding acyl-CoA mutase large subunit family protein, translating into MFDDDDLAAIREGREEWEAETRGPTVDRFGEREETFETDTGGQAVDPLYTPADVADLDYEDDLGFPGEEPYTRGVYSTMYRGRLWTMRQYAGMGTATETNERFHYLMDEGQTGLSMAFDLPTQMGYDSDAGMAAGEVGKAGVAIDSLRDMETVFDGIPLDEVSTSMTINAPASVLLAMYIAIGDQQGVPREELRGTIQNDVLKEYIARNTYIFPPEPSMRIITDIFEYCAAEVPNFNTISISGYHIREAGSTAAQEIAFTLADGIEYVEAAQDAGLDVDDFAPQLSFFFASYNNILEEVAKFRAARRMWKRIMEERFGAEADASKQLKFHTQTAGSTLTAQQIENNVVRVAYQALAAVLGGTQSLHTNGKDEALSLPTEQSVRTALRTQQILAHESGAADTIDPLGGSYYVESLTDDIEAEAREIIDEVDTRGGMGRAIEGGWVQRQIQDVAYDRQEEIESGERVIVGVNEYTVEEDAQDPDIEEVSEEQERAQIERLESVRAERDDEAVEAALAALSEAAAGEENLVPYIVDAVKTYATTGEICDALREEFGEYQPGAAM; encoded by the coding sequence ATGTTCGACGACGACGACCTCGCGGCCATCCGCGAGGGTCGCGAGGAGTGGGAAGCCGAGACCCGGGGGCCCACCGTCGACCGCTTCGGCGAGCGCGAGGAGACCTTCGAGACCGACACCGGCGGCCAGGCGGTCGACCCGCTGTACACGCCCGCCGACGTGGCCGACCTGGACTACGAGGACGATCTGGGTTTCCCCGGCGAGGAACCGTACACACGCGGCGTCTACTCGACGATGTACCGCGGCCGGCTGTGGACGATGCGCCAGTACGCCGGGATGGGCACCGCGACCGAGACCAACGAACGGTTCCACTACCTCATGGACGAGGGCCAGACCGGCCTCTCGATGGCCTTCGACCTCCCCACGCAGATGGGATACGACTCCGACGCCGGGATGGCCGCCGGCGAGGTCGGGAAAGCCGGCGTCGCCATCGACTCGCTGCGGGACATGGAGACGGTCTTCGACGGCATCCCGCTCGACGAGGTGAGCACGTCGATGACGATCAACGCTCCCGCGAGCGTGCTGCTCGCGATGTACATCGCCATCGGCGACCAGCAGGGCGTCCCCCGCGAGGAGTTGCGGGGGACCATCCAGAACGACGTGCTCAAGGAGTACATCGCCCGCAACACCTACATCTTCCCGCCGGAGCCGTCGATGCGGATCATCACCGACATCTTCGAGTACTGCGCCGCGGAGGTGCCCAACTTCAACACCATCTCCATCTCGGGGTATCACATCCGCGAAGCGGGTTCGACGGCGGCCCAGGAGATCGCCTTCACCCTCGCCGACGGCATCGAGTACGTCGAGGCGGCCCAGGACGCCGGGCTCGACGTCGACGACTTCGCCCCGCAGCTGTCCTTCTTTTTCGCCTCCTACAACAACATCCTCGAAGAGGTCGCGAAGTTCCGCGCGGCCCGGCGGATGTGGAAACGCATCATGGAGGAGCGGTTCGGCGCCGAGGCCGACGCGTCGAAACAGCTGAAGTTCCACACCCAGACCGCGGGGTCGACGCTGACCGCCCAGCAGATCGAGAACAACGTCGTCCGCGTGGCCTACCAGGCGCTCGCGGCCGTCCTCGGTGGGACCCAGAGCCTCCACACCAACGGCAAGGACGAGGCCCTCTCCCTGCCCACCGAGCAGTCAGTGCGGACCGCCTTGCGGACCCAGCAGATCCTCGCTCACGAGTCCGGCGCCGCCGACACCATCGACCCGCTCGGCGGGAGCTACTACGTCGAGAGCCTGACCGACGACATCGAAGCCGAGGCTCGTGAGATCATCGACGAGGTCGACACCCGCGGCGGGATGGGCCGGGCCATCGAGGGCGGCTGGGTGCAACGGCAGATCCAGGACGTGGCCTACGACCGCCAGGAGGAAATCGAGAGCGGGGAGCGGGTCATCGTCGGCGTCAACGAGTACACCGTCGAGGAGGACGCTCAGGACCCCGACATCGAGGAGGTCTCCGAGGAGCAGGAACGGGCCCAGATCGAGCGGCTGGAGTCGGTGCGGGCGGAGCGCGACGACGAGGCGGTGGAGGCGGCGCTGGCGGCGCTTTCCGAGGCCGCCGCGGGCGAGGAGAATCTCGTGCCGTACATCGTCGACGCCGTCAAGACCTACGCGACGACCGGCGAGATCTGCGACGCGCTGCGCGAGGAGTTCGGGGAGTACCAGCCCGGCGCCGCGATGTAA
- the mce gene encoding methylmalonyl-CoA epimerase — MEFDHAGIATDDRDALIDRYEAILNASVAHEEQFGDLRVAFLDLGNGYFELLEPTADAEGPIPNFLEGRGAGIHHLALRTDDIGDALDRARAAGVDLVDEQPRPGAWGHEVAFLHPESTGGVLIEFVEH, encoded by the coding sequence ATGGAGTTCGACCACGCGGGTATCGCGACCGACGACCGCGATGCGCTCATCGATCGGTACGAAGCGATTTTGAACGCCTCGGTCGCTCACGAAGAACAGTTCGGTGACCTCCGAGTCGCCTTCCTCGACCTGGGCAACGGCTACTTCGAACTGCTCGAACCGACGGCCGACGCGGAGGGGCCGATCCCGAACTTCCTCGAGGGCCGCGGCGCCGGGATCCACCACCTCGCGCTGCGAACGGACGACATCGGCGACGCGCTCGACCGCGCCCGCGCGGCCGGCGTCGACCTCGTCGACGAGCAGCCCCGGCCGGGCGCGTGGGGCCACGAGGTGGCCTTTCTCCACCCCGAGTCGACTGGCGGCGTCTTGATCGAGTTCGTCGAGCACTGA